One Carassius auratus strain Wakin chromosome 16, ASM336829v1, whole genome shotgun sequence genomic window carries:
- the LOC113116013 gene encoding gap junction alpha-9 protein-like — MGDWNFLGGILEEVHIHSTMVGKIWLTILFIFRMLVLGVAAEDVWNDEQADFICNTEQPGCRNVCYDKAFPISLIRYWVLQVIFVSSPSLVYMGHALYRLRALEKERQRKKLALRRELEAVDIEMAEVRRKIERELRQIDQGKLNKAPLRGSLLRTYVAHIVTRSAVEVGFMTGQYVLYGFHLNPLYKCEREPCPNAVDCFVSRPTEKSVFMVFMQCIAAISLFLNILEIMHLGYKKLKKVILNYYPQLRDDLDDSYYPNKLKKDSVVHQTCTGTSTGRKTTIASAPSGYNLLLERPPDGNAYPPLINPSSAFLPVQSAMQTKDGSDAPKYSQNSPTEHNSNSNNTSSDTRSPPSNSVTPPKQDEGEDSIHPPPLFKKGQESKTLDSSSHPREPSHTSSGVGKKPWKVSAPWNCSTVVEGNGSDTDSSEGAKARCPYAAVRARTSSRSDSKVSRPTSPDSIEESSSESRHSPRASPSHRASLASSSSSRRAAPTDLQI; from the coding sequence ATGGGTGACTGGAACTTTCTTGGTGGGATTCTAGAGGAGGTGCATATCCACTCCACAATGGTGGGGAAAATCTGGCTGACCATCCTCTTCATCTTCCGCATGCTGGTGCTTGGTGTGGCGGCGGAGGATGTGTGGAACGACGAACAGGCTGACTTTATCTGCAACACCGAGCAGCCTGGCTGCCGTAACGTCTGCTATGACAAAGCCTTCCCCATTTCCCTCATCCGTTACTGGGTGCTGCAGGTCATTTTTGTTTCTTCCCCCTCGCTGGTGTACATGGGCCATGCTCTCTACCGCCTCCGAGCCCTTGAAAAAGAACGTCAGCGCAAGAAATTGGCACTGAGACGTGAACTGGAGGCTGTGGACATAGAGATGGCAGAGGTACGACGCAAAATAGAACGTGAGCTTCGGCAGATCGACCAGGGGAAGCTAAATAAAGCTCCCTTGAGAGGGTCTCTTCTACGCACCTACGTAGCTCACATAGTCACCCGCTCGGCTGTAGAGGTGGGTTTTATGACCGGACAATATGTTCTGTATGGGTTTCATCTAAATCCGCTCTACAAATGTGAGCGGGAGCCCTGTCCGAATGCAGTGGACTGCTTTGTGTCTCGACCCACCGAGAAAAGCGTCTTCATGGTGTTCATGCAATGCATAGCTGCCATCTCATTGTTTCTCAACATCCTGGAGATCATGCACCTGGGCTACAAGAAGCTTAAAAAGGTCATCTTGAACTACTACCCGCAGCTGAGGGATGATCTCGATGACAGCTACTATCCAAACAAGCTGAAGAAAGATTCCGTGGTGCATCAGACATGCACTGGCACCTCCACTGGCCGCAAGACCACCATTGCTTCAGCACCCAGTGGATACAACCTTCTTCTCGAGAGACCACCTGATGGAAACGCCTACCCTCCTTTGATCAACCCATCCTCTGCTTTCTTGCCCGTTCAGAGTGCTATGCAAACCAAAGATGGTTCTGATGCACCAAAGTACTCACAGAACAGTCCCACAGAGCACAACAGCAATTCCAACAACACCAGCAGTGATACACGTTCCCCACCTTCCAACTCCGTCACGCCGCCAAAGCAAGATGAAGGGGAAGATTCTATCCACCCTCCACCTTTGTTCAAGAAAGGCCAGGAGTCTAAGACTTTAGACTCATCGAGCCATCCCAGGGAACCTTCTCACACATCATCCGGCGTGGGAAAGAAGCCGTGGAAGGTCAGCGCACCCTGGAACTGCTCAACGGTGGTAGAAGGTAATGGCTCAGACACGGATTCCTCGGAAGGTGCTAAGGCCCGCTGTCCCTACGCCGCTGTGCGAGCTCGTACTTCATCCAGGTCTGATTCCAAAGTGAGCAGGCCCACTTCTCCCGATTCAATAGAAGAATCCAGCTCCGAGTCACGGCATAGTCCAAGAGCATCACCGAGCCATCGTGCCTCATTGGCCAGCAGTTCCAGTAGCAGACGAGCAGCTCCTACAGACCTACAGATATGA
- the rhbdl2 gene encoding rhomboid-related protein 2, producing the protein MGDNDIEEQGSFRDQNDEEDDNRGNPKRRGRRVEKYHKHVSKWMLPEELRETYLERANCCPPPIFIILVSLAELGVFIYYAVWKPQKQWVTLGTGIWESPLTYKPDHREEAWRFLSYMFVHAGVEHILGNLIMQLFLGIPLELVHKGFEVGMVYMAGVLAGSLASSIFDPYSALVGASGGVYALMGGYFMNAVVNFREMMPLLGAFRILVIVLIVGTDVGFAIYRRFITHEVGMKVSFVAHIAGGVAGMTIGYVFFTNYSKALLKDPRFWLCIVGYIAFFFFAIIFNIFLSPAPA; encoded by the exons ATGGGCGATAATGACATCGAAGAGCAGGGCAGTTTTCGCGATCAGAACGATGAAGAAGATGATAATCGAGGAAATCCCAAGAGAAGAGGTCGGAGGGTCGAGAAGTATCACAAGCATGTTTCCAAATGGATGCTTCCCGAGGAGTTGCGGGAGACGTATCTGGAGCGCGCGAACTGCTGTCCGCCACCAATCTTCATCATCCTCGTCAGTTTAGCGGAG TTGGGAGTGTTTATCTACTATGCAGTATGGAAGCCTCAAAAGCAGTGGGTAACTCTGGGAACAGGGATATGGGAGAGTCCTCTTACCTATAAGCCTGATCACCGCGAGGAGGCTTGGCGGTTTCTATCCTACATGTTTGTACATGCCGG TGTGGAGCATATCTTGGGAAACCTGATAATGCAGCTCTTTTTGGGCATTCCCCTGGAGTTGGTGCATAAGGGCTTTGAAGTGGGCATGGTCTACATGGCTGGGGTCCTTGCAG GATCTCTCGCCAGCTCCATCTTTGACCCTTACAGTGCTCTTGTGGGTGCTTCGGGTGGTGTTTATGCCCTCATGGGAGGTTACTTCATGAATGCTGTGGTG AACTTCAGGGAGATGATGCCACTTCTGGGAGCCTTTCGCATCTTAGTAATTGTTCTGATTG ttggAACAGATGTTGGATTTGCTATTTATAGAAGGTTCATTACCCATGAGGTTGGCATGAAG GTCTCCTTTGTGGCCCATATTGCTGGTGGGGTAGCAGGCATGACCATTGGTTATGTGTTTTTCACCAACTACAGTAAAGCGCTTCTGAAGGACCCACGCTTCTGGctgtgcattgtgggatacatcgCATTCTTCTTTTTTGCCATCATTTTCAACATCTTCTTGTCCCCAGCACCTGCATGA
- the LOC113116016 gene encoding akirin-1-like: MACGATLKRSMEFEALLSPQSPKRRRCNPLPGTPTTPSPQRCSLRPSTESPAHSMSPQSMGGEHRLTPEQIFQNIRQEYSRYQRRRQLEGAFNQTEPCSSTDIQSSSPALTSPSSPTGASSMKKDQPLFTLRQVGYLCERLIKDHEEKMREEYEQILNTKLAEQYESFVKFTQDQIMRRYGARPASYVS; the protein is encoded by the exons ATGGCTTGTGGCGCGACGTTGAAACGATCGATGGAGTTTGAGGCCCTTCTCAGCCCGCAATCACCCAAGCGGAGGAGGTGCAATCCTCTACCGGGGACTCCGACTACTCCTTCCCCGCAGAGGTGCAGTCTTCGCCCGTCAACAGAGAGCCCGGCACACTCGATGTCGCCCCAGTCTATGGGTGGAGAACACAGGCTAACTCCAG AGCAGATCTTCCAGAACATTCGTCAGGAGTACAGCCGCTATCAGAGGCGACGGCAGTTGGAAGGGGCCTTCAACCAGACTGAGCCCTGCAGCTCCACTGATATCCAGAGCTCCAGTCCTGCCCTCACCTCCCCCAGCTCTCCCACAG GTGCCTCATCAATGAAGAAGGATCAGCCACTGTTTACGCTGAGGCAGGTTGGCTATTTGTGCGAGCGCCTTATCAAAGATCATGAGGAAAAGATGCGCGAAGAGTACGAACAGATACTGAACACAAAGCTTGCAG aACAATACGAGTCCTTTGTGAAATTCACACAGGATCAGATTATGCGAAGATATGGTGCCAGGCCTGCAAGCT ATGTGTCTTGA